The genomic segment GTGAAGGAGCTGGTGCCCGCGGCGATGGGCTCCTTGGTGTGGCGCGTCAGGGCGGAGCGGTGGTAGGCGCAGCAACCCTGGGAGCCGTGGGAGTGCGGCAGGCAGCCGTGGATGCCCAGGGCGGCGTACATGGCCCCGACGGGCTGGCAGGTCTTGGCCGGGTTGATGGTCAGGGCCTGCCTGTCGACGGTAATGTCAGCGGTGGTGTGCCGTAAGAGTGCCATTGTCCTATCCTCCTAGCCGGCCACGAAGCAGGCGGTGAGTTCGGGTTCGGAGGCGCGCCAGGGGGCCTTCACCTTCGACCAGACCTTGGAATTCACCATCCTGTCGATATCTTTGTAGTAGTTGATCGCGCCTTTGAACCCGGCGTAGGGGCCGCCGTAGTCGTAGGAGTGCAGCTGCTTGAGGGGCACGCCCATCTTCTGCACGGAGTACTTTTCCTTGATGCCGGCGCAGAAGATGTCGGGCTTGTACATCTCGATGAGCTTGTCGGCCTCGTACTGGTTGAGGTCGTCGATGATCATGGCCTTCTTGGGCATGTCGGGGATGAGGCCTTCGTATTCCTTGAACTTCCAGCCGTCCTTTTCGCGGGCCTTCATTTCGGCCTCGGACATGCGGGGGTTGTAGTTCTCGGGATCGGCTTCCACCTCGAGTTCCTCGATGTTGCGCGAGTCGGCGTCCACCTTGATGGTGGGGATCACGTGGCGGCCTTCGTAGTCGTCGCGGTGGGCGAACTCGTAGCCGGCGGCCAGGGTGGTCATGCCCATTTCGCGGAAGAGCTCCTGGTAGTGGTGGGCGCGCGAGCCGCCCACGAAGAGCATGGCGGTCTTGCCGGTGGTGCGGGGCTTGATCTCGGCCAGGGCGGCCTCCACCTCGGGCATTTCCTCGGCGATCACTTCCTCGACGCGCTTGATGAGCTCCGGGTCGCCGAAGTGGGCGGCGATGCGGCGCAGGCTCTTGGCCGAGGCGTTGGCGCCGATGAAGTTCACCTTGATCCAGGGGATGCCGTACTTGGTCTCCATCATGTCCGCCACGTAGTTGATGGAGCGGTGGCACATGACGCAGTTCAGGTCCGAGAGCTGGCAGGAGGCGAAGTCGTTGTAGGTGGAGTTGCCGGAGAAGGTGGCGTTGAGGGTGATGCCGCACTTCTCCAGGATGCGTTCGATCTCGAAGGCGTCGCCGCCGATGTTGTATTCGCCGAGCATGTTGATCATGAACTTGCCCTTGCGAACGGGGGTGTCGGAGGTGCCGACCACTTCGGTGAAGATCTTGTTGTTGGCGATGTGGTGGCCCGCCGACTGGGACACGCCCTTGTAGCCTTCGCAGGAGAAGCCGAAGATGTTGATGCCCAGCAGGGCCTTCATCTCGCGGGCCACGGCGTGCACGTCGTCTCCGATCAGGCCCACGGGGCAGGTGGAGAAGATGGCGATGGCCTTGGGCTTGAAGAGGTCGTAGGCTTCCTGGATGGCCTTCTTGAGCTTCTTCTCGCCGCCGAAGATGATGTCCTCATCCTGCATGTCGGTGGAGAAGGCGTAGGGGATGTAGTTCTCCGCGCCGGGAGCGGAGGCGTCGGTCTGGTTGCGGCGGGTGAGCCAGGAGTAGAATCCGCAGCCGATGGGCCCGTGCGTGATGTTGATGATGTCGCGCGTGGGGCCCAGGATGACGCCCTTGCAGCCGGCGTAGGTGCAGCCGCGCATGGTGATGATGCCGGGAACCGTGCGCACGTTGGCCATGATCTCGCGATCCTCGGCGCCGTCGGTTTCCTTGATGTAGATCTGCTGGGAGCGCTTGCGGCCGACCTTCGGGGGGTACTTGGCGAGAAGCTCCTTCCTGGCCTCTTCCGGATCGATGTCCGGGATGGTCAAGGGGTCCTTCAGTGGGGCGTCCATAACGTATCCTCTTGGGCGCGAGGCCGGTTATTCGATGGCGCAGGCGCCGGTTTCGCCGGTGCGCACGCGAATGGAGTCGGAGAGGGGCAGCACGAAGATCTTGCCGTCCCCGGGCTTGCCGGTCTTGTTGGCGGCCGCGATGGCGTCCACCACGGCGGAGACCTTCTCGTCGGGCACCACCACCGTGACCATTCTCTTGGCGAAGAGCTTGCCCTTGGAGCCCAGGATCTCGGCGGCCTCCTGGTTTCCGGCGGCCGCGGCCGCGGCCACCTCCGCATTCACCAGGCCCTTGCCCCGGCCCCAGGCCTCGTGGGCGAAGAAGGCCGCGATGCCCGCATCGGTGAGCGCCTTCTTGGTCTGGTTCATCTTGTTCATGCGAACCACCGCGATGACTTCTTTCATGACCTGGCCTCCCCGATGCTCGAGACGTCGGTCTCCTTGACGCCGGAGGAGATGGTGACCATCTCGTCCACGGGGGAGACGAAGATCTTGCCGTCGCCGAAGTTGCCCTTGCCGCCGGTGCGTGCGGCGTCCACGATGGTCTTGACCACGTATTCCTTGTCCTTCTCGGAGACCACGGTCATGATCTGGACCTTGGGGATCTCGTCGTAGGTGACTTCGCCGATCTTGATGCCGCGCTGCTTGCCGCGGCCGGCCACGGCGAGCTTGGTGGCGGCCGGGAAGCCGGACTCCATGAGGGCGGCCATGACGTCGTCGGCCTTCTCGGGGCGGACGATGGAACGGATCATGATGAGGGACATGCTGGATTCTCCTGCCTTGATGGGTGTTTTCGTCCGGGCCTAGTTGGCGATGCCGTATTCCACGAGCAGGGCTTCCAGCTCTTCGATGGGCAGCGGCTTGGGGATGACGAACATCTGGTTGTCCTCGATCTTCTTGGCGAGCTTCAGGTACTCGTCGGCCTGGGGGTGCTCGGGGGAGTAGTCGATGACGGTCTTGCGGTTGAGCTCGGCGCGCTGCACCTGGTTTTCGCGGGGCAGGAAGTGGATCATCTGGGTGCCGAGGCGGTCGGCCAGGGCGGTGATGAGGTCTTCCTCGCGGTCCACCTTGCGGGAGTTGCAGATCAGGCCGCCCAGGCGCACGCCGCCGGCCTCGGCGAACTTCACGATGCCCTTGCAGATGTTGTTGGCGGCGTACATGGCCATCATTTCGCCGGAGACGACGATGTAGATCTCCTGGGCCTTGCCTTCGCGGATGGGCATGGCGAAGCCGCCGCAGACAACGTCGCCCAGGACGTCGTAGAAGACGTAGTCGAGGTTCTTGTCTTCCTTGTAGGCGCCCAGCTGTTCAAGCAGGTTGATGGAGGTGATGATGCCGCGGCCGGCGCAGCCGACGCCGGGCTCGGGACCGCCGGACTCGGTGCACATGGTGCCCTTGAAGCCGGGCTTCAGGATGTCTTCGAGTTCGACGTCCTCGCCTTCCTCGCGCAGGGTGTCGAGCACGGTCTTCTGCTGCAGTCCGCCCAGGAGCAGGCGGGTGGAGTCGGCCTTGGGGTCGCAACCCACGACCATGACTTTCTTGCCCAGGGTGGCCAGGCCCGCCACGGTGTTCTGCGTGGTGGTGGACTTTCCGATGCCGCCCTTGCCGTAGATGGCGATCTTTCTCATGACATGCCTCCAAAAGGGGATGGGTTTTGCGCGTTGGCATGAGGGCTAGGGCAAGCCCCGTGCCAACATGGGCAAAATTTGGCAAAATTGGCAAATCATGAGCATTGGCGCGGGCTGGCGGACACGCTTGATCAGCGCGTGAATTTCATGGATTACAGGCCATGTCGTAACTTGCGACAAAATTGTCTTCATTTTTGTCGCATTTGTTCGAACGCTTTTCCAGGGCGTGTCGACAACCGGGGCAAAAGGCGCTACGTCGCGGCCTTCGGCCCGCCCGAGGCAGGGCGGAGTTCCGGCGCGCATCGACGCGCCTTTGAGAAGGAGTCGCTTTCATGGAGATCGTCTACTACCTGCTCTACGCTGCGGCCGGCGCGGCCGCCGGCATCCTGGCCGGCCTTCTTGGCGTGGGCGGCGGCATCGTCATCGTGCCCATCCTCTCGGTGCTCTTCGCCTGGCAGGGCATCGCCCCCGAATACCTCATGCAGATGGCCCTGGGCACGTCGCTGGCCTCCATCATGTTCACCTCGGTCTCCAGCATGCGCGCGCACCACGCCCACGGCGCGGTGCGCTGGAACATCGTGAAGCTCATCACCCCGGGCATCGTGCTGGGCACGCTGGCCGGGTCCAAGCTGGCGGCCTGGCTCTCCTCGGGCTTCCTCAAGGGCTTTTTCGTGTTCTTCCTTTACTATGTCTCCCTGCAGATGTTTTTGAACTTCAAGCCCAAGCCCAGCCGCGAGATCCCGGGCATCGGCCCCATGACCGGCGTGGGCGGCTTCATCGGCGTGATCTCCGCCCTTGTGGGCATCGGCGGCGGCACGCTCACCGTGCCCTTCATGACCTTCTGCAACGTGCCCATGCACCAGGCCGTAGGCACCGGCGCGGCCATCGGCTTCCCCATCGCCGTGGCCGGGGCCGTGGGTTACATTTTCGGCGGCATGGGCAAGGTCGGCCTCCCCGAGGCCTCCCTGGGCTTCGTCTACCTCCCCGCCATGATCGGCCTGGTGGTGTGCAGCATGCTCACGGCCCCCACGGGCGCGCGCATCGCCCACAAGCTCCCCGTGGCCATGCTCAAGAAGGTCTTCGCGGGCTTCCTGGTGATCATGGCCACGCGCATGCTCTTCCAGATCCTCTAAAAAACGCGGACCCTGCGGACGCGGGATGGGCTTACGCATGGACACATCCTCCCCCGCACTCTCGCGCGACGAAACGCGCCGCCTGCTCGAGGCCCTGATGGACAACTCCCTCGAAGGAGTGACCGTCACGGGCCCCGACGGGCGCATCGAATGGGTGAACAAGGCCTTCACCGCCATCACCGGCTTCGCCCCGGAGGAGGTGCTGGGCCAGACGCCGCGCGTGCTCAAGAGCGACCGCCACGACGAGGCCTTCTACCGCGACATGTGGCAAAGCCTCGCCGAGAACGGCCGCTGGGAAGGCGAGATATGGAACCGCCGCAAATCCGGCGAGGCCTACCCCGAGTGGCTGCGCATCACCGCCCTGCCCGACGACTCGGGCAGGCTCGTGCGCTACCTGGCCGTGTTCCACGACCTCACCGACCTCAAGCGCCAGCGCGACATGCTCCTGCACGAGGCCTACCACGACGCCCTCACCGGCCTGCCCAACCGCCACCTCTTCCTGGACCGCCTGGGCCAGGCCCTGCGCCAGAGCCAGGGTCAGGGCCGCCACGTGGGCGTGGTCTGCCTGGACCTGGACCGCTTCAAGACCGTCAACGACAGCCTGGGCCACGTCACGGGGGACATCATCCTCTCCGAGGTGGCCCAGCGCCTGGCCCCGCTCATGCGCCAGGCCGACACCCTCTCGCGCTTCGGCGGCGACTCCTTCTACCTGCTCCTGGACGCCCTGCGCGACCCCGAGGACGCCGCCCACGTGGCCGGGCGCGCCCTGGCCTGCCTGAGCGACCCCATGACCGTGCGCGGCGAGGAAATCTACATCTCGGCCAGCGTGGGCATCACCATCTCCCCCGCCGACGGGCACGACCCATCCCAGCTGGTGCGCAACGCCGAACTGGCCATGTACCGCGCCAAGGATGCCGGAAGGAACAACTTCGCCTTCTTCACCGAGGACCTGGGCGAACGCGTCATGGGCGCGCTGCGCCTGGAGAACGACCTGCGCAAGGCCCTGGCCCGCAAGGACTTCGTGCTCCACTACCAGCCCCGCGTGGACATGCTCACGGGCCAGATCACGGGCATGGAGGCCCTGGTGCGCTGGAGCCAGCCCGACGGCGGGCTCGTTTCCCCGGCCGACTTCATCCCCCTGGCCGAGGAGACCGGGCTCATCCTCTCCCTGGGCGAGTGGGTGCTCGAAGAGGCCTGCCGCCAGACCGCCCTCTGGAGCGCGGAGGGCCTGGGCGCGCTCAAGGTGTCGGTGAACCTCTCCCCCAGGCAACTGGAGCAGCCGGGGCTCACCGGGCGCACGCTGGCCCTGCTGGAACGCACCGGCCTGCCCCCGGAGCAGCTGGAAGTGGAAGTGACCGAGAGCGTCTTCCTCAAAGATTTCGGCATGGTGAGCCAAGCTCTCTCCGCCCTCGCCGAGGCCGGGGTGGGCGTGGCCCTGGACGACTTCGGCACGGGCTACTCCTCCCTGGCCTACCTCAAGAAGCTGCCCATCAAGACCCTGAAGATCGACAAGTCCTTCGTGGACGGCCTGCCCCTGGACCGCGACGACGCGGCCATCGTCACCTCCATCGTGTCCATCGCCGCCAACCTGAACATGGACGTGGTGGCCGAGGGCGTGGAGAGCTCCGCGCAGCTGGAATTTCTGCGCCGCCTCAACTGTTGCAGCAGCTTCCAGGGCTACCTCTTCGCCAGGCCCCTGGCCGCCTCGGAGTTCGCCCTGCTCATGGCCCGGGGCGGCTACTACGACTTCAAGGACCATCTGAAATGAGACTCGTCGACTCCACCCTGCGCGAGGGCGAACAGAGCTTCGGGGTCTATTTCCCGGCGCGGGCCCGCCGGGACGTCCTCACGCGCCTTGCGCGCCTGGGCGTGGACGAGGTGGAGCTGCCAAGCCCCCTGCGCGACCCCTCCGTGCCCCCCCTGGCCGCCCATGCCCTGGCCCTGGAGGACGGCCCCGCCGTGAGCGTCTGGTGCGCCTGCCGCGCCGACGCCCTTGCCGCCGGGGCCGCCCTGGGCGCGCACTGGGTGCACCTGGGCATGCCCGCCTCCCGCTTCCACCTGGCCGGACGCCTGGACATGACCCTGGAGCAGGGCGAGGCCCACCTGGCCCGCCACGTGGAACTGGCCCTGCAGGCCGGGGCCAGGGCCGTTTCCGTGGGCCTGGAGGACGCCTCACGCGCCGCGCCCGAAGACCTGGAGCGCCTGGGCCGCGCGGCCCTGCGAGCCGGGGCCGGGCGCGTGCGCCTCTCCGACACCGTGGGCCTGTGGCAGCCCCTGGGCGTGGCACGGCTGGTGGAGCGGCTCAAGGCCGCGCTGGACGCGCCCCTGGGCGTGCACTGCCACAACGACTTCGGCATGGCCACGGCCAACGCCCTCTCGGGCCTGCTGGCCGGGGCCGACTTCGCCGACGCCTCGGTGCTGGGCCTGGGCGAGCGCGCGGGCCTGGCCCGGCTGGAGGAGCTGGCCGCCTACACGGCTCTGAACCTGGGCGCCCCCTACCGCGTGGAGGAGCTGGCTGGGCTGTGCCAAGCCGTGTCCGAGGCCTCGGGCGTGCCCATCGAGGCGCGCAAGCCCGTGGCCGGGGCCGGGCAGTTCGCCTGCGAGACCGGCCTGCACGTGCACGGCCTGGCGCGCGACCCCGCTCTCTTCGAGCCCTACGACCCCGCCCGTCTGGGCCTTTCCCGGCGGGTCGCCCTGGGCGGGAAAAGCGGACGCGCCGCCGTGGCCGCCAGGCTGCGCGAGCTGGGGCAGGACCCGGCCTCGCGCGACCTCGACGCCCTCACCGAGGCCGTGCGCGAGGCCTCGCGCCGCCTGGGCAGGCCCCTCACGGATGAGGAGGCCCGGGCCATCCTGGCGCCGTAGCCTCGTCCGATTTCCCGGACTGTCCGAAAAAACGCCCCTCCCATTGACCGGCCCCCCGGCGCTTGCTAGGCATTCACTGGGGTTCCTGCCAGAACCCGGCCTGCCTTGCCTGCTCCTCCCTCATCGGCTTCGCGGGGCGCGTTCGCCCGCGCGGAGGACGTGTCTGGAAAACCGTGTCGCGCTCCGGGACGGGATCGCATGCAACACTATGAAATCGTTGATTTTCCCAAAAACGTTCAATCTGGCGCGATTCTTGATGGCGTCCGGGGTCCGGCGCGGCGCGCCCCGCGCGCGTCCGGCCGAGAACCCCATCCACGGAACGCCATGATCCGAGAACCCCGGCCGCGCGGCCCCTGGCCCCGCGGCCCTGCCCCACTTGCCACGACCTCCCCGGACCGGAGCGCCCCCTGCTTCGGTCCGTTCGGTGACGTTTCTCGCGGCCTCCCTCGGGCCGCCTCCCAGGCTCCCTCGCCCAGACGGCGGCACCCTTCACTACCCGTCGCACCCCTCCTACACCCCCACACCCGAGGAGACTCGCATGGCTAAGAACCTCTACATCATCGCCACCGAAGCCCGCAGCGGCAAATCGGCCATCTGCCTGGGCGTGATGCAGCTCCTGCTCAAGGATTTCCAGCGCGTCGCCTTCTTCCGCCCCATCATCTCCGGCTCCGCCCAGGGCAAGAAGGACCACGACATCAACCTGATCCTCTCGCAGTTCTACCTGAACATGCGCTACGAGGAGACCTACGCCTACACCCTCGACCAGGCCCGCGACATGATCAACCAGGGCAAGCACACCGTGCTCCTGGAGAACATCGTGGCCAAGTTTAAGGAGCTGGAGGCGCGCTTCGACTTCGTGCTCTGCGAAGGCACCGACTTCCTGGGCTCCGACTCCGCCTTCGAATACGACATCAACGCGGAAATCGCGGCCAACCTGGGCATCCCCGTCATCCTGGTTGCCAACGGCCACGACAAGCCCGTCGACACCCTGGTGCCCTCCACGCAGATCGCCATCGACACCTTCGCGGAAAAAGGCCTGGACATCTTCGCCACCATCGTCAACCGCGTGGACCCGGGCATCGAGCAGAAGGTGGTGGAAGGCATCACCTGCAAATACATCGGCGGCCAGGACTGCCTGACCTACGCCATCCCCGAGGACGCCACCCTGGGCAAGCCCACCGTGGGCGACGTGGCCAAGTGGCTGAACGCCCAGGTGCTCTACGGCGACAACCAGCTCGACACGCCCATCGACGACTACATCGTGGCCGCCATGCAGGTGGGCAACTTCCTGGACTACGTGAAGAAGGGGGCGCTGGTCATCACCCCCGGCGACCGCGCCGACGTGGTGCTGGGCTGCTACGCCTCGCGCCTTTCCACCAGCTATCCCGACGTGGCCGGCATCGTGCTCACCGGCGGGCTGGACCCCCACCTGAACATCAAGAAGCTCATCGACGGCTGGACCGGCGTCCCCCTGCCCGTGCTCATGGCCGAGGGCCACACCTACAAGGTGGCGCGCATCCTCATGGACCTCTACGGCCGCATCGAATCCGACGACCAGAAGAAGATCGCCACCGCCCTGGGCACCTTCGAGGCCCACGTGAAAAGCGACGACTTCCGCGCACGCCTGGAGGCCAAGCGCTCCTCCAAGATGACGCCCAAGATGTTCGAGTACAGCCTCATCGACAAGGCCAAGAGCGACAAGCAGCGCATCGTCCTGCCTGAGGGAACCTCGGCCCGCATCCTGCGCGCCGCCGACATCCTCCTGCGCCGCGGCGTGGCCGACCTGACCATCCTGGGCAAGCCCGCCGAGGTGGAGCCGCTCATCTCCCAGCTGGGCCTGGACCTCTCCGGCGCGCAGCTCATTGATCCCGCCAAGAGCGAATTCTACGAGGACTACTGGACTTCCTACTACGAGATGCGCAAGTCCAAGGGCGTCACCGAGGAGATGGCCCGCGACCAGATGCTCTCCCCCACCTACTTCGGCACCATGATGGTCCAGAAAGGCCAGGCCCACGGCATGGTCTCTGGCTCCATCACCACCACCCAGGAGACCATCCGCCCGGCCCTGCAGATCATCAAGACCAAGCCGGGCATGTCCATCGTGAGTTCGGTGTTCCTCATGTGCCTCTCCGACCGCGTGCTCGTCTTCGGCGACTGCGCCGTGAACCCCACCCCAAACGCCCAGCAGCTGGCGGAAATCGCCATCCAGTCGGCCCACACGGCCCTGGCGTTCGGCGTGGAGCCGCGCATCGCCATGCTCTCCTACTCCACG from the Fundidesulfovibrio magnetotacticus genome contains:
- a CDS encoding P-II family nitrogen regulator, which produces MKEVIAVVRMNKMNQTKKALTDAGIAAFFAHEAWGRGKGLVNAEVAAAAAAGNQEAAEILGSKGKLFAKRMVTVVVPDEKVSAVVDAIAAANKTGKPGDGKIFVLPLSDSIRVRTGETGACAIE
- the pta gene encoding phosphate acetyltransferase, translating into MAKNLYIIATEARSGKSAICLGVMQLLLKDFQRVAFFRPIISGSAQGKKDHDINLILSQFYLNMRYEETYAYTLDQARDMINQGKHTVLLENIVAKFKELEARFDFVLCEGTDFLGSDSAFEYDINAEIAANLGIPVILVANGHDKPVDTLVPSTQIAIDTFAEKGLDIFATIVNRVDPGIEQKVVEGITCKYIGGQDCLTYAIPEDATLGKPTVGDVAKWLNAQVLYGDNQLDTPIDDYIVAAMQVGNFLDYVKKGALVITPGDRADVVLGCYASRLSTSYPDVAGIVLTGGLDPHLNIKKLIDGWTGVPLPVLMAEGHTYKVARILMDLYGRIESDDQKKIATALGTFEAHVKSDDFRARLEAKRSSKMTPKMFEYSLIDKAKSDKQRIVLPEGTSARILRAADILLRRGVADLTILGKPAEVEPLISQLGLDLSGAQLIDPAKSEFYEDYWTSYYEMRKSKGVTEEMARDQMLSPTYFGTMMVQKGQAHGMVSGSITTTQETIRPALQIIKTKPGMSIVSSVFLMCLSDRVLVFGDCAVNPTPNAQQLAEIAIQSAHTALAFGVEPRIAMLSYSTGASGSGAEVDKVREAVKIAKELAPEFKLEGPLQYDAAIDPEVAALKMPGSEVAGKASVFIFPDLNTGNNTYKAVQRAAQAVAIGPVLQGLNKPVNDLSRGCTVEDIVNTVAITAIQAQH
- a CDS encoding putative bifunctional diguanylate cyclase/phosphodiesterase, with the protein product MDTSSPALSRDETRRLLEALMDNSLEGVTVTGPDGRIEWVNKAFTAITGFAPEEVLGQTPRVLKSDRHDEAFYRDMWQSLAENGRWEGEIWNRRKSGEAYPEWLRITALPDDSGRLVRYLAVFHDLTDLKRQRDMLLHEAYHDALTGLPNRHLFLDRLGQALRQSQGQGRHVGVVCLDLDRFKTVNDSLGHVTGDIILSEVAQRLAPLMRQADTLSRFGGDSFYLLLDALRDPEDAAHVAGRALACLSDPMTVRGEEIYISASVGITISPADGHDPSQLVRNAELAMYRAKDAGRNNFAFFTEDLGERVMGALRLENDLRKALARKDFVLHYQPRVDMLTGQITGMEALVRWSQPDGGLVSPADFIPLAEETGLILSLGEWVLEEACRQTALWSAEGLGALKVSVNLSPRQLEQPGLTGRTLALLERTGLPPEQLEVEVTESVFLKDFGMVSQALSALAEAGVGVALDDFGTGYSSLAYLKKLPIKTLKIDKSFVDGLPLDRDDAAIVTSIVSIAANLNMDVVAEGVESSAQLEFLRRLNCCSSFQGYLFARPLAASEFALLMARGGYYDFKDHLK
- a CDS encoding LeuA family protein produces the protein MRLVDSTLREGEQSFGVYFPARARRDVLTRLARLGVDEVELPSPLRDPSVPPLAAHALALEDGPAVSVWCACRADALAAGAALGAHWVHLGMPASRFHLAGRLDMTLEQGEAHLARHVELALQAGARAVSVGLEDASRAAPEDLERLGRAALRAGAGRVRLSDTVGLWQPLGVARLVERLKAALDAPLGVHCHNDFGMATANALSGLLAGADFADASVLGLGERAGLARLEELAAYTALNLGAPYRVEELAGLCQAVSEASGVPIEARKPVAGAGQFACETGLHVHGLARDPALFEPYDPARLGLSRRVALGGKSGRAAVAARLRELGQDPASRDLDALTEAVREASRRLGRPLTDEEARAILAP
- a CDS encoding P-II family nitrogen regulator, with the protein product MSLIMIRSIVRPEKADDVMAALMESGFPAATKLAVAGRGKQRGIKIGEVTYDEIPKVQIMTVVSEKDKEYVVKTIVDAARTGGKGNFGDGKIFVSPVDEMVTISSGVKETDVSSIGEARS
- the nifD gene encoding nitrogenase molybdenum-iron protein alpha chain, whose product is MDAPLKDPLTIPDIDPEEARKELLAKYPPKVGRKRSQQIYIKETDGAEDREIMANVRTVPGIITMRGCTYAGCKGVILGPTRDIINITHGPIGCGFYSWLTRRNQTDASAPGAENYIPYAFSTDMQDEDIIFGGEKKLKKAIQEAYDLFKPKAIAIFSTCPVGLIGDDVHAVAREMKALLGINIFGFSCEGYKGVSQSAGHHIANNKIFTEVVGTSDTPVRKGKFMINMLGEYNIGGDAFEIERILEKCGITLNATFSGNSTYNDFASCQLSDLNCVMCHRSINYVADMMETKYGIPWIKVNFIGANASAKSLRRIAAHFGDPELIKRVEEVIAEEMPEVEAALAEIKPRTTGKTAMLFVGGSRAHHYQELFREMGMTTLAAGYEFAHRDDYEGRHVIPTIKVDADSRNIEELEVEADPENYNPRMSEAEMKAREKDGWKFKEYEGLIPDMPKKAMIIDDLNQYEADKLIEMYKPDIFCAGIKEKYSVQKMGVPLKQLHSYDYGGPYAGFKGAINYYKDIDRMVNSKVWSKVKAPWRASEPELTACFVAG
- a CDS encoding sulfite exporter TauE/SafE family protein; this translates as MEIVYYLLYAAAGAAAGILAGLLGVGGGIVIVPILSVLFAWQGIAPEYLMQMALGTSLASIMFTSVSSMRAHHAHGAVRWNIVKLITPGIVLGTLAGSKLAAWLSSGFLKGFFVFFLYYVSLQMFLNFKPKPSREIPGIGPMTGVGGFIGVISALVGIGGGTLTVPFMTFCNVPMHQAVGTGAAIGFPIAVAGAVGYIFGGMGKVGLPEASLGFVYLPAMIGLVVCSMLTAPTGARIAHKLPVAMLKKVFAGFLVIMATRMLFQIL
- the nifH gene encoding nitrogenase iron protein; protein product: MRKIAIYGKGGIGKSTTTQNTVAGLATLGKKVMVVGCDPKADSTRLLLGGLQQKTVLDTLREEGEDVELEDILKPGFKGTMCTESGGPEPGVGCAGRGIITSINLLEQLGAYKEDKNLDYVFYDVLGDVVCGGFAMPIREGKAQEIYIVVSGEMMAMYAANNICKGIVKFAEAGGVRLGGLICNSRKVDREEDLITALADRLGTQMIHFLPRENQVQRAELNRKTVIDYSPEHPQADEYLKLAKKIEDNQMFVIPKPLPIEELEALLVEYGIAN